From the Macaca nemestrina isolate mMacNem1 chromosome 7, mMacNem.hap1, whole genome shotgun sequence genome, one window contains:
- the LOC105490753 gene encoding LOW QUALITY PROTEIN: deoxyuridine 5'-triphosphate nucleotidohydrolase, mitochondrial (The sequence of the model RefSeq protein was modified relative to this genomic sequence to represent the inferred CDS: inserted 2 bases in 1 codon; deleted 2 bases in 1 codon) yields MTLLCPRPALCYHFLPSLLRSAMQNARGTAEGRGRGTLRARPAPRPXAAQHWTPWPLSSAGSLSRGCRGASTAGAAGWKGELPKPGGCPAPGQETPAISPSKRRRPAEEGGMQLRFARLSDHATAPTRGSARAAGYDLYSAYDYTIPPMEKALVKTDIQIALPSGCYGRVAPRSGLAAKYFIDVGAGVIDEDYRGNVGVVLFNFGKEKFEVKKGDRIAQLICERIFYPEIEEVQALDDTERGSGGFGSTGKN; encoded by the exons ATGACTCTCCTCTGCCCTCGCCCCGCGCTCTGCTACCATTTCCTTCCGTCTCTGCTTCGCTCAGCGATGCAAAACGCGCGAGGC ACGGCAGAGGGCCGAGGCCGCGGGACTCTCCGGGCCAGGCCCGCCCCTCGGCC CGCAGCGCAGCACTGGACGCCCTGGCCGCTGTCCAGCGCTGGCAGTCTGAGCCGAGGCTGTCGCGGAGCCAGTACAGCCGGGGCCGCGGGCTGGAAGGGCGAGCTTCCTAAGCCGGGGGGATGCCCGGCGCCCGGGCAGG AGACACCCGCCATTTCACCCAGTAAGCGGCGCCGGCCTGCAGAGGAGGGCGGCATGCAGCTCCGCTTTGCCCGGCTCTCCGATCACGCCACGGCCCCCACCCGGGGCTCCGCGCGGGCCGCGGGCTACGACCTGTACAG TGCCTATGATTACACAATACCACCTATGGAGAAAGCTCTTGTGAAAACGGACATTCAGATAGCTCTCCCTTCTGGGTGTTATGGAAGAGTAG ctccaCGGTCAGGCTTGGCTGCAAAATACTTTATTGATGTAGGAG ctgGTGTCATAGATGAAGATTATAGAGGAAATGTTGGTGTTGTACTGTTTAATTTTGGCAAAGAAAAGTTTGAAG tCAAAAAGGGTGATCGAATTGCACAGCTCATTTGCGAACGGATTTTTTATCCAGAAATAGAAGAAGTTCAA GCTTTGGATGACACCGAAAGGGGTTCAGGCGGTTTTGGTTCCACtggaaagaattaa